The DNA segment AATGGGTGTTTTTTTTGCCTTAGGCAAAATACTTAGACTACCATCTGTTTCTAATATTGCATAATATATATCTTCAATATATGGATAGTCTTTTGAGCGACATTGTTCTATTAAATCATTAAGATTCAACCTTAATTTTTTTAATTCCTTAAAGTTAATGGCACCCTTTTCAATTAAGATACTAGGCTTTCCGCAAATCAATTGTCGCATAGTCTCAGATTTTAAAGTTATAGATGATATGGTTACTTGAATAAAAACTAAGGATGCGATTGCGAATATGCCATATAGAATGGGGATATCTGTATTTTCCATAGGTAAAACAGCCAACTCAGATATGATTAGGGTTATAACCAACTCAAAGGGCTGTAACTCAGAAAGTTCAGATTTGCCCATAATTCTAAAACTAATTAGAACAGAAAAATATAATATAATTGTACGTATTAAAATAGTTATCATGGGGTTATCCTTCCTGTTTGTTTTGTATAATTATATCTAAGTTGTAGTATTTGCATGGAATAATAAATTATACATAAACTCCCAATTGACTAAACTA comes from the Anaeromicrobium sediminis genome and includes:
- a CDS encoding DUF421 domain-containing protein, with translation MITILIRTIILYFSVLISFRIMGKSELSELQPFELVITLIISELAVLPMENTDIPILYGIFAIASLVFIQVTISSITLKSETMRQLICGKPSILIEKGAINFKELKKLRLNLNDLIEQCRSKDYPYIEDIYYAILETDGSLSILPKAKKTPICVSDLNLPCPTKGLPITLILDGILNYSNLDLTNISEDELYKKIKKHGIKSFKEVVLCYVTEDGNLFVQTKDSQIINFT